The genomic window TGTGCGCTGGCAGGAAAAACTGTTTAAGCGTTCCGTGCGCCGGAAGTTGCGGCTCACGCACCTGAAAGAGCTGCTTGGCACGACGTCTAATCAAAACTGTCTGGAAATTACCTCCGGCGACGGCGTGATCAGCTCGCAACTGCGTGAAAGCGGCGGAACGTGGCGTACGCTGGCGGTGAGTGATTGCGCCGCTGCATCCGTCGATTATTTTATTGAAGGCAACACCGGCGTACTGAACGGCATTGCAATTGATGTGCCGGAGCATACTTTTGATGTAGTGGTGATTGTTGATGCACTCGAGTATATTCGCGACGACCACGGGCTGATTAAAGAGTGTCACCGTGTTTTAAAACCGGACGGACGTCTCGTTCTCACCGCCGCGCGCCGGCCGCTGCTCTTCTCGCTCAGTGCTGTTTTTCGCGCACTTTTCCGGCTTTCATGGAAAGCCCGCGGCCTG from Kiritimatiellales bacterium includes these protein-coding regions:
- a CDS encoding class I SAM-dependent methyltransferase, coding for MKAMDVNLRNETVRWQEKLFKRSVRRKLRLTHLKELLGTTSNQNCLEITSGDGVISSQLRESGGTWRTLAVSDCAAASVDYFIEGNTGVLNGIAIDVPEHTFDVVVIVDALEYIRDDHGLIKECHRVLKPDGRLVLTAARRPLLFSLSAVFRALFRLSWKARGLERAGYSPQEFFDVLKDGFDVPDTGTYTTGSIEIPGIIFESCANKLAGRPYSMPPPNAGNEEFYIYTRLYSIATFIYPLMWVALKINAAVQFLPGNNIIAKTKRRVWRLRKQPVLIDGRSIAEAAINTKIGTAAPF